The sequence NNNNNNNNNNNNNNNNNNNNNNNNNNNNNNNNNNNNNNNNNNNNNNNNNNNNNNNNNNNNNNNNNNNNNNNNNNNNNNNNNNNNNNNNNNNNNNNNNNNNNNNNNNNNNNNNNNNNNNNNNNNNNNNNNNNNNNNNNNNNNNNNNNNNNNNNNNNNNNNNNNNNNNNNNNNNNNNNNNNNNNNNNNNNNNNNNNNNNNNNNNNNNNNNNNNNNNNNNNNNNNNNNNNNNNNNNNNNNNNNNNNNNNNNNNNNNNNNNNNNNNNNNNNNNNNNNNNNNNNNNNNNNNNNNNNNNNNNNNNNNNNNNNNNNNNNNNNNNNNNNNNNNNNNNNNNNNNNNNNNNNNNNNNNNNNNNNNNNNNNNNNNNNNNNNNNNNNNNNNNNNNNNNNNNNNNNNNNNNNNNNNNNNNNNNNNNNNNNNNNNNNNNNNNNNNNNNNNNNNNNNNNNNNNNNNNNNNNNNNNNNNNNNNNNNNNNNNNNNNNNNNNNNNNNNNNNNNNNNNNNNNNNNNNNNNNNNNNNNNNNNNNNNNNNNNNNNNNNNNNNNNNNNNNNNNNNNNNNNNNNNNNNNNNNNNNNNNNNNNNNNNNNNNNNNNNNNNNNNNNNNNNNNNNNNNNNNNNNNNNNNNNNNNNNNNNNNNNNNNNNNNNNNNNNNNNNNNNNNNNNNNNNNNNNNNNNNNNNNNNNNNNNNNNNNNNNNNNNNNNNNNNNNNNNgatggatggatggatggatggatgaacagatggatggatgcatggatggatgaacagatggatggatgcatggatggatgaacccatggatggatgaacagatggatggatggatgctgtaTTCTGAGGTTGAATAAACTAATAACttcaaatattaatataaattaatttgaaatgatGTAATTTGTTATAATTCCTTGGGGACAGACAGGAATCATAAAAACGtcaaatttcatttttctgagTGTCATGTGGGATCTTAAAGGGCCGGTGTTGTATATTTTCTAGGCAGAGCGCCATTTTGCAGCACAATCTAGTAACTATGTTAAGTTtctataaaaatgctgcatatgtcaaatatgattttaaagaaatctgaCGTCTCcatttgacgccttgaaattgggtctctgtctctttaagaagctcctactctctCCTTCACTTCACCTTCAGCGCGTTCTTACCGCAGTGCTCCTCCATGATGCCGTTCGCCGGAGACGTCTTCATGTCCTCGTTGGTTGTTTCTGCTGAGGTCAGCGGCGCCTGCAGCCCATCAGGGTCCAGAAAAACGTTTCCTGAACGCAGCACCGCTCCGTTTATGTCCCACCAGACTTTCCCTGCTTTGTGGAGACGTTTGGTTCTCCCTGAACAAACATTTAGAAACGTTTGCTgctttagttcagtttttagttcagtttatgAAACATCTCAGATTGTCATTGTGAGATTCTGACTCGttttttatcaaatcaaatgtGATTCTTTTTGAAATCCTGATGTGAAACTGAACATGTTTCAGACTGTGAAGCACGGTGATGGCTCCATCATGGACCGGACCTTTGTCACTTGAACCGATCTGCAGAGAGAGAATAACTTAAACACGACGGAGGATGAACTTTTACTGAAcgttttttttactcactttttAATGATTTCTCTTCTGGGCTTTGACTCACTGAGGGAGAAAAGGCCCGGCGGCTCGGCGGGGCTTCGGCTCGGTGGTCCGGTGGTCCGGCGGTCCGGCGGCCCGGCGGGGCTTCGGCTCGGTGGTCCGGCGGCCCGGCGGTCCGGCGGCTCGGTGGTCCGGCGGCCCGGCAGCCTGGCGGCTCGGTGGCCCGTGACTTCATCTGAAGGAGGAAATTTATTCAGGACTTTAAGGAAATGTCACGTCAGACgcagttttattatttcaatattttaagtTGCTGGTCCAGCAGCGTCCAGCAGCGTCCAGCAGcctcaaacaaataaatctgagcTGCAGCCGCTCCAGATGGATGAGCTTTGACACGTCGGATAATAACGagccggaccggaccgggcTGCACGCTTCAGAACAAAGTATCTGAAAGTCAATTtaaaaccacttcctgtctgtcagAGTGAGCGGCCTTTAATGTGGCCGTTCCAccatctgctgcagcaggtttcACCAGATGAAAACATGTTGGTGGAGATCATTACATCGCAGCCGAAACgagtttttattcacttttattgACCTTCAGCTCCAGGATTCATTAGAGAATAAATGATGCATTCATgtgaaatattagtttttactgagccaaacaaagcagcacaaagcaGGATGTGCTGCTGCAAACATTAAATGAAGTTTCtcacgtttttattttctaatagaGACGGAGCTGCAGAAACCTGAACGAGACGTTCTcagacaaaacacacattttactgtgaaatatttaaaagtgttcAGATCAGAATTTAAACCCAAAACCTACCAATCAGGAACTGCCTGTCTGTTGCTACTTC comes from Poecilia reticulata strain Guanapo unplaced genomic scaffold, Guppy_female_1.0+MT scaffold_259, whole genome shotgun sequence and encodes:
- the LOC108165971 gene encoding serine/arginine repetitive matrix protein 1-like, with product MKTDKQQKQKKTYEPRRFRKRRAASATESKLLRKTRAKTSPPLRPASSLCGRPSARMKSRATEPPGCRAAGPPSRRTAGPPDHRAEAPPGRRTAGPPDHRAEAPPSRRAFSPSVSQSPEEKSLKRRTKRLHKAGKVWWDINGAVLRSGNVFLDPDGLQAPLTSAETTNEDMKTSPANGIMEEHCGNVGSPESVSEKRSCLVFRPTFHFSW